A single genomic interval of Methanomassiliicoccus sp. harbors:
- the glnA gene encoding type I glutamate--ammonia ligase: protein MSEISKLSAEEKKAKAMEMCSSGQVKMVDFKFTDVPGTLQHISYPSGRMCEDLLEDGVGFDASSIRGFASINESDMLLMPDMKTAILDPACKVPTLSVFCDVREPVKGERYEKDPRYIAQKAEAYLKSTGIADTAYFGPELEFFVFDSVRFEQNQHSGYYYIDSDEGIWNSGNNVNGFNHGHRPRNKEGYFPVPPTDSLQDFRSECVINLMNAGIECEVHHHEVATAGQGEIGMRFQTLTKMADQVMMYKYVLKNTAHAHGKTITFMPKPLFGDNGTGMHVHQSMSLEGKNVFYDADGYSLLSQNALYYIGGLLEHSAALLALTNPSTNSYRRLVPGFEAPVNLVYSQRNRSAAVRIPVYSKSPKSKRIEYRPPDSTSNPYLAFSAMLMAGLDGIKHKISPGEPHDMDMFELSKEELAKIRTVPGSLEKALDSLKSDNAFLRQGDVFTKDFVDGWIDYKLHKENDYVRLRPHPSEFYLYFDA from the coding sequence ATGTCAGAGATTTCGAAGCTCAGCGCCGAAGAGAAAAAGGCGAAGGCCATGGAGATGTGCTCCTCTGGCCAGGTCAAGATGGTCGATTTCAAGTTCACCGATGTGCCGGGCACGCTCCAGCACATCTCCTATCCATCGGGACGGATGTGCGAGGACCTGCTGGAAGACGGTGTCGGGTTCGACGCCTCATCCATTCGAGGCTTTGCGTCGATCAACGAGAGCGACATGCTGCTAATGCCGGACATGAAGACGGCAATCCTGGACCCTGCTTGCAAGGTGCCAACCCTGTCGGTCTTCTGCGACGTCCGTGAGCCGGTCAAGGGCGAGCGGTACGAGAAGGACCCCCGGTACATCGCTCAGAAGGCCGAGGCCTACCTGAAGAGCACCGGCATCGCCGATACCGCGTACTTCGGCCCCGAGCTTGAGTTCTTCGTCTTCGACTCCGTTCGGTTCGAGCAGAACCAGCACTCCGGTTACTACTACATCGATTCCGATGAGGGCATCTGGAACTCCGGCAACAACGTGAACGGCTTCAACCATGGCCATCGTCCCCGGAACAAGGAGGGTTACTTCCCCGTTCCCCCCACCGACTCCCTGCAGGACTTCCGGTCCGAATGCGTCATCAACCTGATGAATGCTGGCATCGAATGCGAAGTGCACCACCATGAGGTCGCTACCGCGGGGCAGGGCGAGATCGGCATGCGCTTCCAGACGCTCACCAAGATGGCCGACCAGGTCATGATGTATAAGTACGTACTGAAGAACACCGCCCACGCCCATGGCAAGACGATCACGTTCATGCCCAAGCCACTGTTCGGTGACAACGGTACCGGCATGCACGTCCACCAGAGCATGTCCCTGGAGGGCAAGAACGTCTTCTACGACGCTGACGGCTACTCGCTGCTGTCCCAGAATGCGCTGTACTACATCGGCGGTCTGCTCGAGCACTCCGCTGCCCTGCTGGCGCTCACGAACCCCTCGACCAACTCCTACCGTCGCCTGGTCCCCGGCTTCGAGGCTCCCGTGAACCTCGTCTACTCCCAGAGGAACCGGTCGGCCGCGGTGAGGATTCCGGTGTACTCCAAGAGCCCAAAATCGAAGCGTATCGAGTACCGCCCGCCAGACTCTACCTCGAACCCCTACCTGGCGTTCTCCGCCATGCTCATGGCAGGTCTGGACGGTATCAAACACAAGATCAGCCCGGGCGAACCGCACGATATGGACATGTTCGAGCTTTCCAAGGAGGAGCTGGCCAAGATCCGCACGGTGCCTGGTTCACTGGAGAAGGCCCTGGACTCGCTGAAGTCGGATAACGCCTTCCTGCGCCAGGGCGATGTCTTCACCAAGGACTTCGTCGACGGCTGGATAGACTACAAGCTCCACAAGGAGAACGACTACGTCCGCCTGAGGCCTCACCCCTCGGAGTTCTATCTGTACTTCGACGCGTGA
- a CDS encoding MoaD family protein, whose amino-acid sequence MTQVAIRTFGPLTSVIGGHQAQVEFPGTTVGDLLSELTARFGAPMRGYLYPKDGALSDMLFVLVNGKNIEHLGGTSATLKDGDTVSILPITAGG is encoded by the coding sequence ATGACGCAAGTGGCCATCCGAACCTTCGGGCCGCTTACCTCGGTGATAGGTGGGCACCAGGCCCAAGTCGAGTTCCCGGGGACGACGGTAGGAGATTTGCTGAGTGAGCTCACAGCTCGGTTCGGAGCGCCCATGCGCGGCTATCTCTATCCCAAGGACGGCGCCCTCTCGGACATGCTGTTCGTCCTGGTCAACGGTAAGAATATCGAACATCTGGGAGGGACGTCGGCCACGCTGAAGGACGGAGATACGGTTTCCATCCTCCCTATAACCGCGGGCGGATGA
- a CDS encoding FAD-dependent oxidoreductase, whose amino-acid sequence MAKRIIIIGSGAAGMTAASSARAADKDAEITVFTTEEHISYSPCAIPFVLEGRIKDFASIVMHDPEFYRRERRIEVRTKAMVSAVDVDAKAVKLVDGSVHPYDALIMATGGTVFVPPIEGADLPGVYKVRFIQDGIDVQKAMPTTRSVVVAGAGVIGLEIAVALRHAGKEVTVVEMFPQVIPRICDSDMAKEVQDYCEGLGIKFVMSTPLGAIKGTGKVEAVVAGKTEIPCEMVIMATGVRANLQLPNAMGLEIGALGAVRVSPTLQPYRKGRLLKDVYVAGDVVMCQSAAAPGPTMSQLGATAVRQGRVAGLNAAGKYATFPAVLSAWVSQVGDLQVGGTGLSKGLAEYYGLSVVEGKATGLTCARYYPGGRKLLVKLIADRETHRLLGAQVVAGSEVTGRINWLTAAILKGVTAEEFVNSFENAYCPPTSMVKDVVNAAAEDLVQRL is encoded by the coding sequence ATGGCCAAGAGGATAATCATCATCGGGTCGGGGGCTGCGGGGATGACTGCGGCGTCCTCGGCGAGGGCAGCGGACAAGGACGCTGAGATAACGGTCTTCACCACCGAGGAGCACATCTCCTACTCGCCCTGCGCTATACCGTTCGTCCTCGAAGGCAGGATAAAGGACTTCGCGTCCATCGTAATGCATGATCCAGAGTTCTACCGACGCGAGCGGCGGATCGAGGTGCGCACCAAGGCCATGGTCAGCGCGGTGGACGTAGACGCTAAGGCGGTCAAGCTCGTCGATGGCTCGGTCCACCCGTACGACGCCCTGATCATGGCAACCGGGGGGACGGTGTTCGTACCCCCCATCGAGGGCGCTGACCTGCCTGGGGTATACAAGGTCCGCTTCATCCAGGACGGGATCGACGTACAGAAAGCCATGCCCACCACACGCTCGGTGGTCGTCGCCGGCGCTGGTGTCATCGGCCTAGAGATCGCGGTCGCGCTGAGGCACGCCGGGAAGGAGGTCACAGTGGTGGAGATGTTCCCTCAGGTGATCCCCCGTATCTGTGACTCAGACATGGCCAAGGAGGTCCAGGACTACTGCGAAGGTCTTGGCATAAAGTTCGTCATGAGCACTCCGTTGGGGGCAATCAAGGGCACAGGCAAGGTTGAGGCGGTGGTGGCCGGCAAGACCGAGATACCCTGCGAGATGGTCATCATGGCCACCGGAGTCCGGGCCAATCTCCAGCTGCCAAATGCCATGGGCCTGGAGATCGGGGCCCTGGGTGCGGTCAGAGTCTCCCCGACGCTGCAGCCGTACCGAAAGGGCCGGCTGTTGAAGGACGTATATGTGGCGGGGGACGTTGTAATGTGCCAGAGCGCTGCTGCCCCTGGGCCGACCATGAGCCAACTGGGGGCGACCGCGGTGAGGCAGGGACGGGTCGCCGGCCTCAACGCCGCCGGCAAGTACGCCACCTTTCCCGCCGTGCTGAGCGCCTGGGTATCTCAGGTCGGGGACCTGCAGGTCGGAGGGACCGGGCTGTCCAAGGGACTGGCCGAATACTACGGCCTTAGCGTTGTGGAGGGTAAGGCGACTGGGCTAACCTGCGCTAGATACTACCCCGGAGGGAGGAAGCTCCTGGTGAAGCTCATCGCCGACCGTGAGACCCACAGGCTGCTTGGAGCGCAGGTGGTGGCCGGTAGCGAGGTGACCGGTCGCATCAATTGGCTGACCGCTGCCATACTCAAAGGGGTCACGGCCGAGGAGTTCGTCAACTCCTTCGAGAACGCCTACTGTCCGCCGACCTCGATGGTCAAGGACGTCGTCAATGCAGCGGCAGAGGACCTCGTGCAGAGGTTATGA
- a CDS encoding archaeosine biosynthesis radical SAM protein RaSEA — translation MVRLSAEELQNPVSIWKEQDVVDDRRVDAFVVILRTRGCWWSWQKGCTMCGYNAVSSKAVTTEDLRRQLEKAVQRYQGEGMVKIYTSGSFLDPEEVPLDLRSEVLSSFTAAERILFESRPEFITDANLKDIDPRSAVAIGLETANEEVLRRCVRKGFTVQDYQRAAEVLLERELPLRTYLLLKPPYLTERAAVQDAIASALFAARFSESVSVNPVNVQRETVVDALWKRGNYRPPWLWSLVEVLRQGRENTDTRIMSSPSGGGTARGVHNCDHCDRKILDAVQRFSFSQDLDDLGGLGCGCREEWTAIMDLQDTMGTAVDVARYLSDELEFD, via the coding sequence ATGGTCCGTTTGAGCGCCGAGGAGCTGCAGAACCCTGTCAGCATCTGGAAGGAACAGGATGTCGTCGATGACCGGAGGGTCGACGCGTTCGTCGTCATCCTGCGAACGAGGGGTTGCTGGTGGTCCTGGCAGAAGGGCTGCACGATGTGCGGCTACAACGCGGTCAGCTCTAAAGCGGTCACCACTGAGGATCTAAGAAGGCAGCTGGAAAAGGCGGTGCAAAGGTACCAAGGCGAGGGCATGGTGAAGATCTATACCTCCGGCTCGTTCCTCGATCCCGAAGAGGTCCCGCTTGACCTGCGCTCCGAGGTACTGTCGTCCTTCACGGCGGCAGAGAGGATACTCTTCGAGAGCCGGCCGGAGTTCATCACCGACGCGAACCTCAAGGACATCGATCCCCGGTCGGCGGTGGCCATCGGATTGGAGACGGCCAATGAGGAGGTACTGAGGCGATGCGTCCGCAAGGGCTTCACCGTCCAGGATTATCAAAGGGCGGCGGAGGTGTTGCTCGAGCGTGAGCTGCCCCTGCGCACCTACCTGCTGCTCAAGCCTCCCTACCTCACGGAAAGGGCGGCGGTGCAGGACGCCATCGCCTCGGCCCTCTTCGCCGCACGGTTCTCGGAGAGTGTAAGCGTGAACCCGGTGAACGTGCAGAGAGAAACGGTGGTCGACGCCCTGTGGAAACGAGGCAACTATCGTCCACCATGGCTATGGTCACTGGTCGAGGTGCTCCGGCAGGGCCGGGAGAACACCGATACCCGGATAATGTCCTCTCCCTCAGGGGGCGGGACCGCCCGTGGCGTCCACAATTGCGATCACTGTGATAGAAAGATACTTGATGCGGTCCAACGCTTTTCGTTCAGCCAGGATCTCGATGACCTCGGGGGGCTGGGGTGCGGATGCCGCGAGGAGTGGACCGCCATAATGGACCTCCAAGATACCATGGGGACCGCCGTGGACGTGGCCAGGTACTTGAGCGATGAGCTGGAGTTCGATTAG
- a CDS encoding DUF5611 family protein, with translation MEFDVKKGHGASLEGDGLRDLMKSILGEVKEENGALVTSFGATTRFEVKLLSKNALSVISTSDKNATTEAMMESNRKYNEFMEKATGFNAKERSKRLQKKAKEGKL, from the coding sequence ATGGAGTTCGATGTGAAGAAGGGACACGGTGCCAGTCTGGAAGGCGATGGTCTACGGGACCTGATGAAGAGCATCCTCGGGGAGGTCAAAGAGGAGAACGGAGCGCTGGTCACCTCCTTCGGCGCGACCACCCGGTTCGAGGTCAAGTTGCTGAGCAAGAACGCTCTGTCGGTGATCAGCACCTCAGACAAGAACGCTACCACCGAGGCGATGATGGAGTCGAACCGCAAGTATAACGAGTTCATGGAGAAGGCTACTGGGTTCAACGCCAAGGAGAGATCCAAGCGCCTACAGAAAAAGGCTAAGGAAGGCAAGCTCTGA
- a CDS encoding APC family permease has product MKPSLNLTDATAINIGAIIGSGIFVVTGISAGYAGSAIVVSIVIAGVVSVLTAMSIVELTLWDPKEGGVYDYACRLISPLAGFISGWIWAFSNTLIGAAVALSFAYYLDAIVPGVSVNIVAALICLVFTVLNYLGASHSSEINNIIVVAKLALLSFFVVFGLLFINPSNFLPFEPLQMGVLVGAFYIFFSFGGFARVTVIAEEIKNPRKNIPRAIFLSIAISIVFYILVALVAIGVVGAPALSGSSSPLAYAMGRTGNQLAVLLISIGGILATASVLITTILGVSRMEYAMARRGDLPRRLSYLQKRHGTPYWSIWITGTIIIILVLFVDVVSVVALSTFTQIVYYMVANLSAFRLKGVNRRYPKSVPVLGLSSCVVLLLASVFIAPQAIVLGTLGIVSGLIIWAISTEITKRSKYDQ; this is encoded by the coding sequence TTGAAACCCAGTCTGAACCTAACAGATGCGACGGCCATAAACATCGGGGCCATTATCGGTTCGGGCATATTTGTTGTCACAGGAATATCGGCCGGATATGCGGGCTCAGCGATCGTGGTGTCAATCGTGATCGCCGGAGTCGTGTCCGTTCTGACGGCCATGAGCATCGTGGAGCTGACCCTCTGGGATCCTAAAGAAGGAGGAGTCTATGATTATGCATGCAGGCTCATCTCGCCCCTGGCCGGATTCATATCTGGCTGGATATGGGCTTTTTCTAATACTCTGATAGGTGCGGCGGTGGCATTGAGCTTCGCCTATTACCTCGACGCGATCGTCCCCGGTGTGAGTGTCAACATTGTGGCTGCCCTCATCTGCCTGGTATTCACGGTGCTGAACTACCTGGGTGCGAGCCATTCCTCCGAGATCAACAACATCATTGTCGTCGCTAAGCTAGCTCTTCTCTCGTTCTTCGTTGTGTTCGGGCTGCTATTCATCAATCCTTCCAATTTCTTACCGTTCGAGCCTCTTCAGATGGGGGTGCTCGTCGGGGCATTCTACATCTTCTTCTCTTTCGGGGGGTTCGCCCGGGTCACGGTCATTGCTGAGGAGATCAAAAATCCGAGGAAGAACATACCAAGGGCCATCTTCCTATCGATCGCCATCTCGATCGTTTTTTACATCCTCGTCGCGCTCGTGGCGATCGGCGTGGTCGGTGCCCCCGCTCTATCCGGCTCCAGCTCTCCACTGGCTTATGCGATGGGGAGGACGGGGAATCAGTTAGCCGTCCTCCTGATATCCATCGGTGGGATATTGGCCACCGCCAGCGTGCTCATCACGACCATATTAGGCGTTTCCCGGATGGAGTATGCCATGGCTCGGAGGGGGGACCTACCGAGGCGGCTCAGCTACCTTCAAAAGCGTCATGGTACGCCTTACTGGAGCATTTGGATAACCGGAACGATAATCATAATCCTTGTCCTGTTCGTCGACGTCGTTAGCGTGGTGGCACTAAGCACCTTTACTCAGATCGTGTATTACATGGTCGCCAATCTATCTGCATTTCGTCTGAAGGGGGTGAACCGGCGATATCCAAAGTCCGTACCCGTGCTCGGCCTCTCATCATGCGTAGTCCTCCTCCTCGCATCGGTTTTCATCGCCCCTCAGGCAATCGTTCTCGGGACATTGGGAATCGTTTCCGGTTTGATTATCTGGGCGATAAGTACTGAGATCACGAAAAGGTCAAAGTACGATCAATAG
- a CDS encoding 50S ribosomal protein L3 has product MPNKRRPKQGSHAYSPRKRAISQTPRLDSWPEISEGPKLQGFAGYKAGMTHAFVVDFDKNSLTAGQEIQIPVTVLEVPPMKVAAVRVYESSRYGLRTAGEVWASGLDQTLARRLPIPKNQDAEKAWSELSKKDIEDVRVLTYTQPKMITGVPKKVPDLMETRVGGGSVTQRLEYAKGLLGKEITVTEFAKDGAIIDVSAVTKGKGFQGAIKRWGVKLLSHKNSKHRRMVGTLAPKRPGFVRPQVPQAGQVGYHQRTEFNKRILKIGEKGDEVNPKGGFIHYGSVRNNYVLIHGSVPGPTKRLIRLRDPVRPAGTVLKEAPNMVYVSTESKQGA; this is encoded by the coding sequence ATGCCAAACAAGAGACGTCCAAAACAAGGTTCGCATGCGTATTCGCCCAGGAAGCGAGCGATTAGCCAGACGCCCAGGTTAGACTCCTGGCCCGAGATCAGCGAAGGCCCTAAACTGCAGGGTTTCGCCGGATATAAGGCCGGGATGACCCATGCATTCGTGGTGGACTTTGACAAGAACAGCCTCACCGCGGGTCAGGAGATCCAGATCCCGGTCACCGTTCTCGAGGTGCCCCCGATGAAGGTCGCCGCGGTCAGGGTCTATGAGAGCTCCCGCTACGGTCTGAGGACTGCTGGCGAAGTATGGGCCAGCGGTCTCGACCAGACCCTCGCCCGGAGGCTCCCGATTCCCAAGAACCAGGATGCTGAGAAGGCCTGGAGCGAGCTGAGCAAGAAGGACATCGAGGATGTCCGCGTATTGACCTACACTCAACCAAAGATGATCACCGGCGTGCCCAAGAAGGTCCCCGATCTGATGGAGACCCGTGTCGGCGGCGGTTCCGTGACCCAAAGGCTCGAGTACGCGAAGGGATTGCTCGGAAAGGAGATCACCGTCACCGAGTTCGCCAAGGACGGCGCCATCATCGACGTATCCGCGGTGACCAAGGGTAAGGGGTTCCAGGGCGCCATCAAGAGATGGGGCGTTAAGCTTTTGTCCCACAAGAACTCCAAGCACCGCAGGATGGTCGGGACCCTTGCCCCCAAGAGGCCCGGGTTCGTTCGGCCCCAGGTTCCCCAGGCCGGTCAGGTCGGCTACCACCAGAGGACCGAATTCAACAAGCGGATCCTAAAGATCGGGGAGAAGGGCGACGAGGTCAACCCCAAGGGCGGCTTCATTCACTACGGCAGCGTAAGGAACAACTACGTTCTTATTCACGGCTCCGTACCGGGCCCCACCAAGAGGCTCATCCGTCTAAGGGACCCCGTTAGGCCGGCCGGTACCGTGCTCAAGGAGGCGCCCAATATGGTGTATGTCTCCACCGAGTCCAAGCAGGGGGCTTGA
- the rpl4p gene encoding 50S ribosomal protein L4 — protein sequence MPKNNVNIYSVKGDVVKSVELPAAFATDYRPDIIHRAAVAEHANRRQAYGPSPTAGVRHAVSQWGKGRGTSRVQRLTQGSKAAESPNNVGGRRAFPPKPEKDYSKKVNRKEKFKAKLSALAALSDPEMVKKRGHQFDDGLTMPVIVEDDFESLATTNDVVSALEKIGVSADLERAKDGKKVRAGRGKMRGRKYKTPRSILVVVSAQEAPVFMGANNLPGVEIVSTEGLSAGVLAPGGVAGRLAVFSESAIKKIGEW from the coding sequence ATGCCCAAGAACAATGTCAATATCTACTCTGTAAAAGGCGATGTCGTCAAGAGCGTGGAGCTCCCCGCCGCCTTTGCCACCGACTACCGGCCGGACATCATCCACCGTGCCGCCGTAGCCGAGCATGCCAACCGGCGCCAGGCCTACGGGCCGAGCCCCACCGCGGGTGTCCGGCACGCCGTCTCCCAGTGGGGTAAGGGCCGCGGTACCTCCCGTGTCCAGAGGCTCACCCAGGGCAGCAAGGCCGCCGAATCCCCCAATAACGTTGGTGGTCGCCGGGCCTTCCCGCCCAAGCCGGAGAAGGACTACTCCAAGAAGGTCAACCGCAAGGAGAAGTTCAAGGCCAAGCTGTCCGCGCTGGCCGCCCTGTCAGACCCTGAAATGGTTAAGAAGAGGGGGCACCAGTTCGATGACGGGCTGACCATGCCCGTGATCGTGGAGGACGACTTCGAGAGCCTAGCCACCACCAACGATGTCGTGTCCGCCCTGGAGAAGATCGGCGTCTCCGCCGACCTGGAGAGGGCCAAGGACGGCAAGAAGGTCCGTGCTGGCCGCGGTAAGATGAGGGGCAGGAAGTACAAGACTCCCCGCAGCATCCTGGTCGTCGTTTCGGCCCAGGAAGCACCCGTGTTCATGGGTGCCAACAACCTGCCGGGCGTCGAGATCGTGTCGACCGAGGGACTGAGCGCGGGTGTGCTGGCCCCAGGCGGCGTGGCAGGAAGGCTAGCGGTCTTCTCTGAGTCCGCCATCAAGAAGATAGGAGAGTGGTGA
- a CDS encoding 50S ribosomal protein L23 — MVKSDILLHPYVTEKTMNHMTGTPTQDFKDGNRIEFVVLKEATKKEIKEAFEKHFDVKVLKVWTKITKEGKRATIQLAEGYSAEDIGMRIGVF, encoded by the coding sequence ATGGTCAAGTCGGACATCCTTCTCCACCCTTATGTTACTGAAAAGACAATGAACCACATGACCGGGACCCCTACCCAGGACTTCAAGGACGGCAACCGGATTGAGTTCGTCGTCCTCAAGGAGGCCACCAAGAAGGAGATCAAGGAGGCCTTCGAGAAGCACTTCGACGTCAAGGTCCTCAAGGTCTGGACCAAGATCACCAAGGAAGGAAAGCGCGCCACCATCCAGCTCGCCGAGGGTTATTCGGCCGAGGACATCGGGATGAGGATTGGAGTGTTCTGA
- a CDS encoding 50S ribosomal protein L2 — protein sequence MGKQLRQQRRGKGGAVYRNPGHRQLSSIRYPNVDAGNGKIVDLIHAPGRSSPLAKVDFSGESVLMLAAEGMMVGKTISYDLGATDLTPGNVVPLSSVPEGSFVYNIEGQPGDGGKFVRVAGASATVVSRGDKVVVLMPSGSFKTFDPRCRASLGVVAGGGQREKPFGKAGNKFHAYRSKAKANFKVKGVAMNAVNHPHGGGGHPHVGKPSTVSRNASPGRKVGRLSPKRRK from the coding sequence ATGGGAAAGCAACTCAGACAGCAAAGACGCGGCAAGGGCGGCGCGGTCTACCGCAACCCTGGCCACAGGCAGCTTAGCAGCATTCGGTATCCTAACGTCGATGCCGGCAACGGCAAGATCGTCGACCTTATCCACGCCCCGGGGCGCAGCAGTCCCCTGGCCAAGGTCGACTTCTCCGGGGAGAGCGTCCTAATGCTCGCCGCCGAGGGCATGATGGTCGGCAAGACCATCAGTTACGACCTCGGGGCGACCGACCTCACTCCCGGCAATGTGGTCCCCCTCAGCTCCGTGCCCGAGGGGAGCTTCGTTTACAATATCGAGGGACAGCCCGGTGACGGCGGAAAGTTCGTCCGCGTGGCCGGAGCGTCCGCGACCGTAGTGAGCAGAGGCGACAAAGTGGTCGTCCTCATGCCATCCGGTTCGTTCAAGACCTTCGACCCCCGGTGCCGGGCTTCGCTCGGAGTGGTGGCCGGAGGCGGTCAGAGAGAGAAGCCGTTCGGTAAGGCTGGGAACAAGTTCCATGCTTACCGCAGCAAGGCTAAAGCGAACTTCAAGGTCAAGGGAGTGGCCATGAACGCGGTGAACCACCCCCACGGCGGCGGTGGCCACCCCCATGTGGGTAAGCCGAGCACTGTCAGCCGGAATGCATCACCCGGACGTAAGGTCGGCCGCCTGTCGCCCAAGCGGAGGAAGTGA
- a CDS encoding 30S ribosomal protein S19, whose translation MAKEKIGGQKAARRKQRKKKGGITARRKKEFTYRGFTMEELLEMPFDEMVTLLPSRARRTLARGMNEEQRTAFEVLRSGNREVTRTHRRDVPIIPQFVGKRVAVHNGKEFFEFEIKPEMIGHFTGEFAMTRHEVKHSGPGVGATRGSKFLPLK comes from the coding sequence ATGGCAAAGGAGAAGATTGGCGGTCAGAAGGCCGCGCGCAGGAAGCAGCGCAAGAAGAAGGGCGGCATCACCGCTCGGCGCAAGAAGGAGTTCACCTACCGTGGCTTCACTATGGAGGAGCTGCTGGAGATGCCCTTCGATGAGATGGTCACTTTGCTCCCGTCCCGGGCCAGGAGAACCTTGGCCCGCGGAATGAACGAAGAGCAGAGGACCGCATTCGAGGTGCTCAGGTCCGGGAACCGTGAGGTAACCAGGACCCACCGCAGGGACGTCCCCATCATCCCCCAGTTCGTAGGGAAGAGGGTCGCCGTCCACAACGGTAAGGAGTTCTTTGAGTTCGAGATCAAGCCCGAGATGATCGGGCACTTCACGGGCGAGTTCGCCATGACCAGGCACGAAGTGAAGCACTCTGGACCGGGCGTAGGTGCCACCAGGGGTTCCAAGTTCCTGCCGCTTAAGTGA
- a CDS encoding 50S ribosomal protein L22, whose protein sequence is MAGYTQYADPDKTAKAIGKERPVSPKDSREICRMIRGKKVNVAIKMLEEVVDLKRPVQFARFNTGVAHKPGVGPGRFPAKSAAAILEVINSAKHNAEYKGLDADNMKVKVVTTNLGRTIPGHMPRAYGRSTPWNQQTVNIEVILEEAQ, encoded by the coding sequence ATGGCTGGATACACTCAGTACGCAGATCCGGACAAGACCGCGAAGGCCATTGGAAAGGAGAGACCTGTCTCTCCCAAGGACTCCCGCGAAATCTGCCGCATGATCAGGGGCAAGAAGGTCAATGTGGCCATCAAGATGCTTGAGGAGGTCGTCGACCTCAAGAGGCCGGTCCAGTTCGCCCGGTTCAATACCGGCGTGGCCCACAAGCCCGGTGTCGGCCCCGGCCGCTTCCCCGCGAAGTCGGCCGCAGCCATCTTGGAGGTCATCAACAGCGCCAAGCACAACGCCGAGTACAAGGGCCTGGACGCTGACAACATGAAGGTCAAGGTCGTCACTACGAACCTCGGTCGGACCATCCCCGGACATATGCCCCGCGCCTACGGCCGGAGCACTCCCTGGAACCAGCAGACCGTCAATATCGAGGTCATCTTGGAGGAGGCACAGTAA
- a CDS encoding 30S ribosomal protein S3, producing the protein MANERKFIAENVRRVLLKEYLMKEVTRAGFGGLDVQRTPMGTRVTLVTERPGIVIGRRGAAIKNLTRAIEEDFKFDNPQVEVQEVANPNLNAQIMAEKLAFALERGWHFRRAGHSTIRRVMDSGARGCHIIIAGKLTGQRHRTEKFKEGYIKFCGEPKLKDVDKGYAVAKLKPGVIGVTVEIMRPETKLPDEIDVTAPAEAAEKFPELAPLMVKKEEPSVIVPNEESAQSATEEPAAPVEEGTDAPEGEQ; encoded by the coding sequence ATGGCGAACGAGAGGAAGTTCATAGCCGAGAACGTCCGCAGGGTCCTCCTCAAGGAATACTTGATGAAGGAGGTAACCAGGGCGGGATTCGGCGGGCTAGACGTGCAGAGGACCCCCATGGGGACCAGGGTTACGCTCGTCACCGAGCGCCCTGGCATCGTGATCGGTCGCCGGGGCGCGGCCATCAAGAACCTGACCCGGGCGATCGAGGAGGACTTTAAGTTCGACAACCCCCAGGTCGAGGTCCAGGAGGTCGCCAACCCCAACCTCAACGCCCAGATCATGGCCGAGAAGCTGGCCTTCGCCCTCGAGCGGGGCTGGCACTTCAGGCGGGCCGGTCACAGCACCATCCGCCGGGTCATGGACTCCGGAGCGCGGGGCTGCCACATCATCATCGCCGGCAAGCTTACCGGTCAGAGGCACCGCACCGAGAAGTTCAAGGAAGGCTACATCAAGTTCTGCGGCGAGCCGAAGCTCAAGGACGTGGACAAGGGCTACGCGGTCGCGAAGCTCAAGCCCGGCGTCATTGGCGTCACCGTGGAGATCATGCGCCCGGAGACCAAGCTGCCGGACGAGATCGATGTCACCGCGCCTGCCGAGGCAGCTGAGAAGTTCCCAGAGCTCGCCCCGCTGATGGTGAAGAAGGAAGAGCCTTCCGTCATCGTCCCCAACGAGGAGAGCGCGCAGAGCGCCACAGAGGAGCCTGCTGCCCCGGTCGAAGAGGGCACCGACGCACCGGAGGGTGAGCAGTAA
- the rpmC gene encoding 50S ribosomal protein L29: MALLRTSEIKDMTVEDRAKKLRELRDELMHERGTAAMGGAPTNPGRIRALRTNIARIETIQTEEEKH; the protein is encoded by the coding sequence ATGGCTCTCCTGCGGACGTCGGAGATCAAGGACATGACCGTCGAGGACCGCGCTAAGAAGCTGCGCGAGCTCCGCGACGAGCTCATGCACGAGAGAGGCACCGCCGCGATGGGCGGGGCGCCCACCAACCCCGGAAGGATACGGGCCCTCAGGACCAACATTGCTCGGATCGAGACCATCCAGACGGAGGAGGAGAAGCACTAA